In Alosa sapidissima isolate fAloSap1 chromosome 11, fAloSap1.pri, whole genome shotgun sequence, a single window of DNA contains:
- the bida gene encoding BH3 interacting domain death agonist isoform X1, with product MTWRLFSLYIFNVGSHTFAQKLLLRSRGSKRKISGVAANETKVCQQHWDRTSMDATGDANSLLGTSLVFLTFLQQKGCQNDDLERELSDLKRDLKHGQDINCNGIGLVCTDGSLSGELHSGDDGELQTDGHSPTVHLQMFVLDQHPHVQAPPPVPVPDQALRDIAQELIQIADQLENDVMAHATNRLLRSLQNSEKQNWSKHLKQAVEQVHVSLRSGTSLGDLPQERVTLALSLSLIKAVCEHTPRFLRDLFHIWQQQHVR from the exons ATGACTTGGCGGTTATTTTCGCTGTATATCTTTAATGTTGGGTCTCATACATTTGCCCAAAAACTACTGCTGCGGAGTAGAGGGTCGAAGCGGAAGATCTCTGGAGTAGCAGCTAACG AGACCAAGGTTTGCCAGCAACACTGGGACAGGACCAGCATGGACGCTACCGGAGATGCAAACAGCTTGCTCGGTACATCCCTGGTCTTCCTCACGTTCTTGCAACAGAAGGGTTGCCAAAACGATGACCTTGAACGAGAACTATCAGACTTGAAGAGGGACTTGAAACATGGTCAAGATATCAACTGCAACGGTATTGGGCTCGTGTGTACCGACGGCTCACTCAGCGGAGAATTGCACAGTGGGGATGACGGTGAACTTCAGACAGATGGACACTCGCCTACTGTCCACCTTCAGATGTTCGTACTAGACCAGCATCCTCATGTGCAGGCGCCACCACCAG TTCCAGTCCCTGACCAGGCTCTGAGGGACATCGCCCAGGAGTTGATCCAGATTGCAGACCAGTTGGAAAATGATGTGATGGCCCATGCAACAAACAGACTCTTGAGATCCCTGCAGAATTCTGAGAAACAG AACTGGAGTAAGCACCTGAAGCAGGCGGTGGAGCAGGTGCACGTGTCTCTGCGGTCTGGCACCAGCCTTGGGGATCTCCCTCAGGAGCGTGTGACActggctctctccctctcgctcatcAAGGCTGTGTGTGAGCACACCCCGCGCTTCCTCCGAGACCTCTTCCACAtctggcagcagcagcacgtaAGGTGA
- the bida gene encoding BH3 interacting domain death agonist isoform X2, producing MDATGDANSLLGTSLVFLTFLQQKGCQNDDLERELSDLKRDLKHGQDINCNGIGLVCTDGSLSGELHSGDDGELQTDGHSPTVHLQMFVLDQHPHVQAPPPVPVPDQALRDIAQELIQIADQLENDVMAHATNRLLRSLQNSEKQNWSKHLKQAVEQVHVSLRSGTSLGDLPQERVTLALSLSLIKAVCEHTPRFLRDLFHIWQQQHVR from the exons ATGGACGCTACCGGAGATGCAAACAGCTTGCTCGGTACATCCCTGGTCTTCCTCACGTTCTTGCAACAGAAGGGTTGCCAAAACGATGACCTTGAACGAGAACTATCAGACTTGAAGAGGGACTTGAAACATGGTCAAGATATCAACTGCAACGGTATTGGGCTCGTGTGTACCGACGGCTCACTCAGCGGAGAATTGCACAGTGGGGATGACGGTGAACTTCAGACAGATGGACACTCGCCTACTGTCCACCTTCAGATGTTCGTACTAGACCAGCATCCTCATGTGCAGGCGCCACCACCAG TTCCAGTCCCTGACCAGGCTCTGAGGGACATCGCCCAGGAGTTGATCCAGATTGCAGACCAGTTGGAAAATGATGTGATGGCCCATGCAACAAACAGACTCTTGAGATCCCTGCAGAATTCTGAGAAACAG AACTGGAGTAAGCACCTGAAGCAGGCGGTGGAGCAGGTGCACGTGTCTCTGCGGTCTGGCACCAGCCTTGGGGATCTCCCTCAGGAGCGTGTGACActggctctctccctctcgctcatcAAGGCTGTGTGTGAGCACACCCCGCGCTTCCTCCGAGACCTCTTCCACAtctggcagcagcagcacgtaAGGTGA